The Lycium barbarum isolate Lr01 chromosome 12, ASM1917538v2, whole genome shotgun sequence genome includes a region encoding these proteins:
- the LOC132621757 gene encoding uncharacterized protein LOC132621757, whose product MGLSARASRFRNSVFPTKSLLPRHLSTMRTRTIFGFSLSLIIINMAAIMERADENLLPAVYKEVSEAFTAGPSDLGYLTFVRNFVQGIASPVAGILVLNYDRPTVLAIGILCWALSTGAVGASKYFMQVAFWRAVNGFGLAIVIPALQSFIADSYKDEVRGTGFGFLNLVGTVGGIGGGAIATVMAGHEFWGIPGWRFAFVVMATLSTLIGFLVFSFVVDPRKKASVQHDREELREKGRSNINSMSIWMESWTTMKTVIKLQTFQFIVLQGLVGSLPWTAFVFFTLWFELIGFDHNSAAALVGLFAAGCALGSFFGGVLADKMSRIYPHSGRVMCAQFSSFMGIPFSWFLLRVIPPSVSSYSTFAVTLFIMGLTISWCATATNGPMFAEVVPSKHRTMIYAFDRAFEGSFSSFAAPIVGILAEKMYGYDAKSVDPILGSAREALALSKGLFSMMAVPFGLCCLFYTPLYWTFKQDREDARLAAAKETEMI is encoded by the exons AACAAGGACAATTTTTGGGTTTTCTCTTTCCCtgatcatcatcaacatggcTGCTATAATGGAGCGTGCTGATGAGAATCTCCTTCCAGCTGTTTACAAAGAAGTCAGTGAAGCTTTTACAGCAGGACCATCTGATCTTGGGTATCTCACATTCGTAAGGAACTTTGTGCAGGGGATTGCATCTCCAGTGGCAGGTATTTTAGTTTTAAATTATGACCGCCCCACGGTTCTTGCAATTGGTATCCTCTGCTGGGCCCTATCAACTGGAGCAGTGGGTGCAAGCAAGTATTTTATGCAGGTTGCCTTCTGGAGAGCAGTAAATGGCTTCGGTCTGGCTATCGTGATACCTGCTTTGCAGTCCTTCATAGCTGATAGCTATAAGGATGAAGTCAGAGGGACAGGATTTGGGTTTCTTAATCTAGTTGGTACTGTGGGTGGGATAGGAGGCGGAGCTATAGCTACAGTTATGGCTGGTCATGAATTCTGGGGCATACCAGGATGGCGCTTTGCCTTTGTCGTGATGGCAACTTTGAGTACTTTGATAGGATTCCTTGTTTTCTCTTTTGTTGTTGACCCAAGGAAAAAAGCCAGCGTCCAGCATGACAG GGAAGAATTGAGAGAGAAAGGCCGCTCAAATATCAATTCAATGTCAATTTGGATGGAGTCCTGGACAACCATGAAAACTGTCATCAAACTCCAAACGTTTCAGTTCATTGTTCTGCAGGGTCTAGTTGGATCCCTACCTTGGACAGCCTTTGTTTTCTTTACATTATGGTTTGAATTAATTG GTTTTGATCATAATAGTGCAGCAGCACTTGTCGGTCTATTTGCCGCTGGATGTGCATTAGGATCCTTTTTCGGAGGAGTACTTGCAGACAAAATGTCTCGAATATACCCTCATTCAGGGCGTGTCATGTGTGCTCAATTTAGTTCTTTTATGGGCATCCCGTTCTCATGGTTCCTTCTTCGAGTTATTCCCCCGTCTGTAAGCAGCTATTCCACATTTGCTGTGACTTTATTCATAATGGGCCTCACAATCAGCTGGTGTGCGACTGCTACAAATGGTCCCATGTTTGCAGAAGTGGTGCCTTCGAAACACCGCACCATGATTTATGCTTTTGATCGTGCGTTTGAGggttcattttcttcttttgctGCTCCAATTGTAGGGATTCTCGCTGAGAAAATGTATGGTTATGATGCCAAGTCTGTTGATCCAATATTAGGGTCTGCAAGAGAGGCTTTAGCACTGTCAAAAGGCCTCTTTTCAATGATGGCTGTGCCTTTTGGTTTATGTTGCTTGTTTTACACCCCTTTGTATTGGACATTCAAGCAGGACCGTGAGGATGCAAGACTTGCTGCTGCAAAAGAAACAGAGATGATATGA
- the LOC132621758 gene encoding probable NEDD8-conjugating enzyme Ubc12-like — MIRLFKVKEKQKEDNANGNGAGPGNKQTAGELRLRKDITELNLPRSCTISFPGGKDKLMNFEIKIQPDGGYYVGGNFLFSFQVPSIYPHEPPKVKCKTKVYHPNIDLEGNVCLNVLREDWKPVLNINTIIYGLYLLFTEPNHEDPLNLEAAAVLRDTPELFKSNVKKAMHGGTVGNISFTRCV, encoded by the exons atgatcagATTGTTCAAAGTAAAAGAGAAGCAAAAAGAGGACAATGCGAATGGCAATGGTGCGGGTCCTGGTAACAAGCAGACTGCTGGAGAACTGCGTCTACGCAAAG ACATTACCGAGCTGAACCTGCCCCGTTCTTGTACAATATCATTTCCAGGTGGGAAGGATAAGCTGATGAACTTTGAGATTAAAATTCAGCCAGATGGTGGATACTATGT TGGAGGAAATTTTTTATTCTCTTTCCAGGTTCCATCAATCTATCCACATGAACCACCAAAAGTCAAGTGCAAGACCAAG GTATACCATCCTAATATCGATTTGGAGGGTAATGTATGCCTCAACGTACTTAGAGAAGATTGGAAGCCTGTTCTCAACATTAACACGATTATCTACGGATTATATCTTCTTTTCACG GAACCAAACCATGAGGATCCCCTTAATCTCGAGGCTGCTGCTGTGTTGAGAGATACTCCTGAGTTGTTTAAATCAAATGTGAAAAAGGCTATGCATGGTGGAACTGTGGGCAATATAAGCTTCACGCGATGCGTATAG